A region of the Deinococcus psychrotolerans genome:
AGACGAGTGGCGGCGCTGACGGTTATAAAAGACCTCAATGAACTCGAAAATGGCTTGTCTGGCAACTGCTCGGGTCTCGAAGATCGTCTCCTCGAACAGCTCCCGTTTCAGGGAGCTGAAAAAGCTCTCCACAACGGCGTTATCCCAGCATTCCCCTTTGCGGCTCATACTGCACTTCGCCTGAATCTGTGCGAGTGCAGATTGAAACAGATGGCTCGTATACTGACTTCCTTGGTCGCTGTGATGCAGCAAACCTGGTGGTGGATTTCGGCGCTGGACAGCCATGTGCAACGCTGCCACTGGCAGCGTTGCAGGCATGTACGCATCCATTGCATACCCCACTACCGTTCGGGAAAACAGATCGAGGGTGACAGCCAAGTAGAGCCAGCCTTCTTTCGTGGGAATGTAGGTCAAATCGGCGGCCCAGATCTGGTTGGGCTGCTGGACGTTGAACTGGCGATCAAGCAGGTTTGGGCAGACTGGATCGCTGTGATTACGGTTGGTCGTGCGTACTGAGCGGTGCTTTCCTTTAGCTCGCAGCCCACCAATACGCATCAAACGGGCAATCCTCTTCTTGGAGACCGACAATCCTTCGGCTTTCAGCTCCGCATGAATCCGTGGGGCACCGTAGCGTGCCTTGCGGTGGTGGTAGACATCGTGGATGCGCTGCTTCAGCAGCGCGTCCTGTTGCTGCTGATTGGAGATGGGCCTTCTTCGCCAACTGTGGTAGCCGCTCACTGAAACCTCCAGCACCCGACACATGATGTCCAAGCGGTACTGGGATCGGTAGTCATGAATGAAGCGGAATCTCAGTACGTAGTTTCTTTGGCAAAGAAGGCCGTCGCTTTTTTCAGGATTTCACGTTCTTGGCGCAGGACTTCAACTTCCTTGCGGAGCCTGCGAATCTCTTGTTGGTCGGCGGTCAGTAGTTGCTGACCATGACCGGGGAATGCGGCATGGCCAACCTCTTGCTCAGCGCTCATCCATTTACGGATGAGCGAAACACTGACGCTCAGGTCGCGGGCGGTACTGGAGACGTTGCCGTTCGTTCGGGCAAGCTGCACGGCGTCTCGTTTGAAGTCAGCGGTATGGATTCTGCGGTTTGTCATGATGGGCCTCCTATTGTCGAGGCTTATCTCCATCTACGCAAAACTGGGCCACTCTCAGGAGCCGACAGGTTCTTAGGCTGATATAACCGCATTCGACTGCACTCCGCCTTGGGTTATGCCTGCCCTTGCGCGAGCTGGGGGGATGTACTTCTTTTAGCGTGAGCAGGGACCTATGTGTGCTAGCTGCTCTCCCCCATTCAGATGGGTAAACACGCTGAGGTTCGGCGAGTGCAGCCTACTTGATCGCATTCACAAGGAACGTCAGTTGCCATTTTAACTGTATAAAATTCTGAAATTATGTGCTTTTGAAAGTGTAAAGATACATAATTCTGAAATCGGGAGGGTAATTTTATCTGTGCAAAATGGTGAATGGCCAAAAGGATCTGCAGTTGTACTTCTGCTAAGTCAAAAGTACAACTGTGCGCCCGGATGAAATTTTAGCTGTGCGGCCTCACCTAATCGAGTTTTTGGGTGAAGCCGGGAGATCACTTATGACGTGTGGATCGGCAAGGCCCCTCAAAATCACTGTCATGTCGTCACTATAAGTCTAGCATTTCATCTGTGCAAAATTACGCCACGTCAAAATTTTATCGTTACGCACTTGTAAGCAGATAAAATGGTGTACAGTCGTATCGTGATTATTACAGTGGCTGGGTTTAAGGGTGGTGTGGCTAAGACCACGACGGCGGTTCATCTGGCGACATTTTTTCAGCGGCTCGCGCCAACCATGCTGGTTGATGGAGATGCCAACCGCAGCGCTTCACTGTGGGCTTCACATGGGCACCTGCCATTTCAGGTGTATCCCGAAGGACAGGCCATGAAATATTCGCGCCAGTTTGAACACATCATTATCGATACTGGTGCCCGACCAAGCGCTGACGAACTGCGTGACTTAGTGGGCGGCTGCGACCTGTTGGTGCTCCCGACTAATCCTGAAGCCATGAGTTTAGACGCGCTTTTGCAGACGACAGAAGCGCTCTCGGCCATTGGCGGCATGTACCGGATTTTGCTCACGCTTATTCCGCCCAGTCCGTCTAAAGAAGGAGCGGAAGCCAGAGCGCTTCTTCAAGAAGAGGAGCTTCCAGTCATGAACGCTTCGATCCGGCAAACATCGGCATTCAGACACGCCAGTGCTCAAGGTCGGTCAGTCGAATCGGTCAGGAACTCGAAAATGGCCAAGTTGGCTTGGCTCGATTATGAACGCGCCGCGCGGGAGATCGCGGCGGCAGCGGGAGATCGGCATGACTAAGTTCAGTGGCCTGCGCGAAGCCAGGGAGCGGCGTAAACAAGACGATTCTGCTTTGACTCAAGTTGATTTGCCACCGAGCAGCGTAAGTCCAAAAAAAGTAGGTCGTCCGCCGGGAAAGCGTTCAAATCCCGATTATCAGCAGGTGACGGCTTTGCTGCATGCCCAAACGTATCTCAAAGTTCGCCAAAGGCTCTTGGCGGAGAATCGTGAGGTCAGCGAACTGATCAACGACTTGTTGGTCGATTGGCTCAAGACATAATTTTGAACAAGTGAAATTATGATCTTTCATCTGTGCAAAATTACGGCTGGTTCTGAATTATCCTCACTCCGTTGCTTGTAAATCTTCGAGGTAGGAACGGGTATCGAACCAAGTGGGCAGGTTAGCCAAGCTTTCCAGACAGCCGGTGCAGCGAGGTGGCAGGATAGATAGGTGAAGGTCTGGGTGGCTGTAGAAATCAAGGTTCGGAAAAGTACCGGACGTACACGAAGCCAAGCAGAGTGAGGGAAACGGCGAGTGGCAGGGGAGGGGAGAGGGTACACCCCCTCCTGAGATCTACACTTCCGCTTTATTCCTCAGTCTGGGTAAGACTCAGCTTGCTGGGTAGAAATCCACGCTGCTGAAGCACTTCCAGAATCTGTAAAGATTTGGGCACGTAATGGTCTGGGTCGTATTTGTAGGGGCTGGTATACATCTGCGCGAGTGAGGTAATGCCGCCCTCATCGCACATGGCTTTGAGGCGCGGCACAGCCATGTACCGCTCCCAGCCGCTTTCTTCCCGCGCCTGATACATGTCTTCCAGTTCGGATGTGTTGGGCTTTTGGTAAGTCTCGTCATGTACGAAAGAACGTGTGGGAAGGCGCTCACGCCGCTCTGGGCGCTCGTCGGGAACACCGACCACGATGGTCGTGATGGGCAAGCAGGTTTCGGGAAGACCCAGTTGCTCGGCAATTTCTTGCATAGCGTGGAGTGTGCTGCCCATGTAGCAGATGCCGTAGCCCCGCGCTTCGAAACCCAGCGTCACGCTTTGGGAGATGAGCATCGTTTCGTTGGCGGCCACCTGATACCCCAAAAAATTGTTGAAGTTATCCCGTGCTCCGCGCAGCTTTAGCCACTGCCGCGTGCGGTACCAATCGGCGCAGAATGTGATAACCAGCGGCGCTTGGAGGATGAACTCTTGTTCGCCATGCAACTTGTACATCTGGCGTTTCCGGACTGGGTCACGGGTCAGCACCATTGAGTAGCTGTTGAGATTGCCCGATGAGGACGTCCCGGTGACGGCTTCGTGCAGCACCTCGTCAATAATGGACTGGGGAATTTCATCAGGTTTGAACTGCCGAATGGAACGGTGTTCTCTAAGTGTCTGTGCCACAGTTTGCATAATCAAAGTATAGGGAGCTGAATCTGGTGACAAATCCAGGTCAGGCCAATGGAGTTACTCCGATTTTGCGGTTCTTCCGTTGATTCCACATAGCATGTCAGGCTTGCTAGCCAGAAGCTGCCAAGATAAATACGCAAAAAATGGACGAAGTTTGCTGGAGAACAGAACTCAGGCTGATGTGGGTAGGGTTTAGTGGAGGGTAAGTTCAGTGTGATCGACACTGGAGGACAGAATGTCCGTATCCAAGCAGAAGTTCACCGCTGAGTTCAAATACGAAGCTGTCCGCTTGGTTCGCACGACCGGTAAGAGTTGCGCTCAGATCGCCCGTGATCTCGGCGTTCCTCCTCACTACGTCGTGCGTTGGAAGCAACAGCAAGACCATCAAACGGCCGCTGGCCGCCCTGTATTCACTGGGCGGGGGGATCCCCGCCCTCTCACCACAGGAGGCTCGTCTTAAAGAACTCGAACGGGAGCTGGAAATTGCACGACAGGAACGGGATATCCTGAAAAAAGCACTGGTCTATCTTGGGCAGAACAGACGCCCTTGAGGACGCTTGCCCGCTTTTTCGCCAAGCAACCCTGATTTTTCGCTTCATCGCCCGGCATCACGATGAATTCCCAGTGGAACGCGTGTGCCGAGTTCTCGATGTCAGCATCAGTGGGTATTACGCTTTGCGGGGAAGGCCAGACAGCGAGAGAATCGCAAAAGACCGAAGTTTGACGGCCAGAATCAGGAAAAGCTTCGAGGACAGCCGCGGGACGTACGGTGCGTTGCGCATCAAAGCAGACCTCTGTGAGCAGGGAGAGCAGGTGAGCCGTGAGCGCATCGGACGCCTGATACGACAAGCTCAGCTTGTCGCGCGAGGGAAGCAAAAGTTCCGGACGACGACCAAAGCAAAATCATCCCATCCAGTCGCAGAAAATCTTCTTGCCAGGAATTTTGACGCCGATGATCCGAATCAGAAATGGGCGACGGACATCACGTATTTACCCACCCGGGAGGGTTGGCTGTACCTGGCCACGGTCATGAACCTGTACTCACGGAAAATCGTCGGCTGGGCGCTGAATGAGCGACTCCACACGCCGCTGGTTACAGCGGCGTTGGGAATGGCCGTAGAGCGTCGACAGCCACCAGGAGGGCTGCTCCACCATTCAGATAGGGGGAGCCAATACACGAGTGAGGTGTACAAGGAGGCGCTGGACAGACTGCACGCGGTGCAGAGCATGAGCGAGAAAGGAGAATGCTGGGATAGCGCCGTTCAGGAGAGCTTCTTCGCGACGTTGAAGACGGAACTGGAACTTGGAAAGGCGCAGTGGGCCGTGCCCAGACACGAACGGAGGTCTTCGAGTGGATTGAGGTGTTCTACAACCGCCAGCGTCGTCACTCCGCGTTGGGCTACCGGTTCCCGGCGGCCTTTGAGGAGCAAGCCCCCATCCCGAACTGAGCCTCCGCCAAACCCTTGACAGATCATCAGGCTTCATTCGGTACTGGGGAATCTTCCTCCAAGAGCGTTCGCAGCGCGGTTTGCCTTGATCCACCGCCCGCCGCAGGCCCCGTGCTGACCCGGATCGGTTTTTGGGAACACCTCAAGGGGCTTTGAAGTGACTTGCCTGAACCGACGATAGAGGAACCTCATCGACTCCGCATGATTACCGATTCCGGCAGTGCATGCCCACGATGTCAGATTATCTCCTACGCGGTCTACAGCTGTTACGAGCGCGGCTGATAACCTAATCAGCAATGGCCCTCACCCTGCTCAGCACCAAGCTCCATCCACCTCTTCCCACAGCCCATGTCATTGCGCGGCCCCACCTCGTCGCGCGGCTTGAGCGGGGGATCGGTGCCAAGCTCATGCTCATCTCGTCTCCAGCAGGGACGGGCAAATCCACTTTACTGGCAGCCTGGCTCAGGCAGCAAAGCCGGCCCGCCGCTTGGCTTTCTCTCGATAAGAGCGACAACGATCTGGGCCAGTTCCTGCTCTACTTGGTCAGCGCTCTGCAACAGCTTGATCCCGACCTTGGAGTGGGGCTGCCTGAACTGCTGCAACAACAAAATGTAGTGAGTTTTGAACCCTTACTGATTCGGCTCACCAATAACCTGGCACAGCTCGGCGGCAAGGTCATCTTGGTTCTCGACGACTATCATTTCCTGTCCGACTCAAGGATTCACGACGCCACCGAGTTCCTGCTCGATCACCTGCCGTCTCAGGTGTGTTTGGTCATCGTTACCCGCACCGATCCGCCTCTGGCGCTTTCACGGTTGCGCGTTCGCAGCCAACTGCTGGAGGTGCGTGGTGCCGACTTACGTTTTGACCTTGCTGAAGTGGCGCACTTTTTGAACGGGAGTCAGGAGCTTGGCCTTTCCCCCGCTGCCATTGCCAGCCTGGAGGCCCAGACCGAGGGCTGGATCGCCGCCCTGCAACTGGCGGCCCTGTCTCTTGCCGAGCGGCCTGACAAGGAAGCGTTCGTGGAGGCCTTCGTGGGCAGTCACCGTTTTCTGGTGGACTATCTGGTGGACGAGGTGCTCAGCCGTCAGCCCGCCTCCATCAAGACCTTTTTGCAGCGCACAGCGATTCTGGAGCGCTTCAATACGTCTTTGTGTGAAGCGGTGACCGGCCAAACCACCGACGCCGATCTGCTCAGGCAGCTTGAAGCGGCCAACCTCTTTCTCGTTCCCCTGGACGATGAGCGCCGGTGGTACCGCTTTCACCACCTCTTCGCCGAGTTTTTACGGCACCGCTTGAAGGCGGACGAGCCAGCATTGATTCCCGAATTGCACCGCCGGGCCAGCGCTTGGTTTGCGGCTCAGGGCCTGACCGACGAAGCGATCCGGCACGCCTTTCTGGCAGACGACAACGAATTGGCCGCTCAAGTCGCCGCCGCCGTGGTGGCCAAGCTGGCCGTGCAGTGGAGCAATGAGCAGTTCATTCAGTACTTTCAGCGGTTGCCCACCGCGCTGATCCCAGCTCATCCCCAGCTGTGCCTGTATTACGGCTGGTTTCTGACCACCACTGGGCGACTTGGAACCATCAAGGCGGCGCTGCCGCTGCTGGAACAGAGCAAGGGGTATTCCCCAGAACCCCAGATGCTGGACGCCGCCATCTTCGGGCTGCGTGCCTACGATCACCTTCATCAGCTGGACTTCGCCGACGCCGCCCGGCTGTGCCAGCAGCAGCTGAGCCTGCTCGAAAGTGCAGAGCCAGGTCATTCCACCCCCGAGGCGCTGATGGTTCGTATTGCCGGCACCAACCTGATGGGATCTATCTGTTTTTACACGGCTCCGCAGCGAGCGGCAGCGCTTTATCAGGTCGCTCTGAATCTGGCTCAGCAGATCGGGAGCTTTATCAGTATCTTCACCGCCACCACCGGACTGGCCCAGGCCAACCGGCAACTGGGCCAGCTCCGTGAAGCGGCGCGTGTCCTTGAACAGGGTCTGCGGCACCTCGAAGACACCCGCAGTCAGCGTGGGAGCAGCGCCAGAACCGGAAACGTCGCCGAACTGCACGCCCGGCTGGGCCAGCTCCACTATGAGCGCAATCAGCTGGCTGAAGCTGGGGCCGCCCTTCGGCAGGCCAGAAAGCTCAACGAACTCTACGGCTCCCCGCTGGCCCTGGCCCTGGGACTCAGCCTTTCGCTAAAGCTCTGCTTGGCAGAGGGTGAGGTGGAAGCGGCCTACACGGCGCTGCACCGGCTGGACGAGGTAAGCGTCAGCGTCCACGGCAGTGATGCGCTGCTCAAGCAGACTTTCGAGGTGCTGGCCATGCACGGCAGACTGGCCCTCTTGGCCCAGACCCCCCAGTTGACTCACCTTCTGGACGAGGTCAAGGACTGGCTCGAATCGTGCTGGCGCGGCAACGACGAGCACTTCGGATCCCCGCTCAGCGGCCACGATATCCTGGCCCGTTTGCGGCTGGCCCGCAATGAACCCACCCAAGCGCTGCCTCTACTGGAGCGGCTGATCGAGGCAGCCCAGGATCAGGAACGGGAAAACGACCTGATCCGCTTTCTGCTGCTGCAAGCCCTGGCGCTGCAACAGCTGAACCGGGAAGGGGAGGCGATGCAGGCGCTGATCCGCGCCCTGAAACTCGCCGAACCGGAGGGCTATTGCCGCAGCTTCATAGATCTGGGGCCCCAGATGCAGGCCCTGCTCAAGCAGCGTGCCAGGGACCGGAACACACCGTACCTCGCCGCACTTCTGGCCGCGTTTCCGGAAAGAAGCAGTCCTCTGACAGCGCCCGAACAGCCCCAGACCGAAGTGATTCTTCAAAGGGTGCAGGGCGAGGTCTTCAATGCGCGTGAGCTGGCGGTGCTGCGACTCCTGGAAGTTGGGAACACCCACAAACAGATTGCCAGGGAGCTTCAGCTCTCGCCCAACACGGTGAGGTGGTACATGAAAAACCTCTACCTCAAATTGCGGGCGAACAACCGCACTGGGGCGCTCAACCGTGCCAGGGAGATGGGTCTGCTTTAGCGCTGCACTGCACGCTTTCCATCCACACACTTTCTACCCATTTGCAGGGTGACACATCATCACCTTTCTCATTAAGCTTGGATTCAGGTGATGTTCTGTGGGGAGATTTGAGCCGCTGCGTTACGAAATTCGGGTAAAGGGGCATCTCGATGCCGGCCATAGCGAGTGGTTGGGCAATCTCAAGCTTCACCTTGAGTTCCGCCGGGACCAACCCGTCACGGTATTAAGCGGCTCCCTTACCGATCAGGCCGCACTGCACGGGGTCCTTAACATGCTTCAGTCGTTGGGTGTGGTTTTGCTGGAAGTCACTCAAGTCGAGGAGCCGAATTGAAGTGCCCACGAGAAGAAAAGCGGATGAGCGGGTGTCCACTTACCATTCCACTGAAACACGCTGGAGGATGTGACCATTGAAACGACGAGTGAACGAACTCACCGACCCTGACCCGCTTCGCGCCGCTGGCCTGCAGAGAGTGGACAAACAGCGCTGGACATGGCGTGCGGCGATCTATTGCAGCGCCGTCATGAGCAGCGTTGCCGGAGCGTCCGGCGAAGTTCAAGTCAGGTATTACAGCGTCAGCGCAGCCCAGAGTTTTCTGGACGCTTTCAGTGTGCAACTCAAGCTTCAGTCGCCCAGCAGTCAGACAAACAGCTACGCCGCCGACCTGTCGCTCGAAACGCCGCTCCAGAGCTTGACGGGCCGCTACACGTCGGGGCGGCACACCGTTCAGGTTCAGGCTCGCCGCCAGGTCGACTTCGTTCAGAAGAGCGCCAACCTCTCCGGCAATCTGAATTACTCGTACTCGCCCGTGCTGGAGGCTTCGGGTTTGGCGCTCTCGTCTTTCTCGGCGTTTTACGCTTACAGCGGCAGTCAGTCCCCGACCCAGGCCACCACCGTTCACACGGGTGGCCTGAATTTCGGTGTGAGAATCTCGGATGCCCTTTCCGGCTCGCTGTCGGGTTCCGGCACGCTGTTCGACATCAAAGCCGGTACGTTCAGCAGTAACCAGACGAGTCTCACGGCGTCCGGCTCGCTGAATTACCGCCAGGCCAGCACCACCGCCTCCATCAATCCGAGCCTCACCTTCGCGGACGGCAAGACCCGCTGGAACGTGGGGCTCAATGCCCGCGCCGCGCTGACCGGCGACCTGGCCCTGTCGGGGTACACCAATCTGAGTTCCTCGTCCCCGGCCACCACGACCGCAGATCTGGACTATGACGCCAGTAAGCTGCTGGGCCAGGGAACGCCCAAGGGCAAGCTGAGTGTCGGCGCGGCGATGACCCTGACTTCCCCGGTCTTCACCGTAACCGGGCGGGTCAGGACAGCTCCAATCCCCAACCTCACTCTCGGAGGCAGCGTGGGCTATACGCCGTCCACGTCGGCGCTGACCTACAGCGCCGAGGCCTCCGGCAAGTTGGGGCCGATCTACCTGAGTGCCAACACCTCGCTCAGCACCCAGCCGGGAACCGCAGCGGCCTTCAGCGTCAGCACGTCTATCAGCGCTCAGGCGCAACCGGTCTACGGGTCGGTGTCGCTGGGCTACCGGCGGCAGGGTGAGTCACAGAGCGGCTACGCGTCCGGCACCTTCGGCTACCGCCAGGGCAGCCTGGATCTGGGCACCACCCTGGCCCTCAATGCCTTTTCTCAGGGCAACTTGAACACCGGCACGTCCTCAGCGGCGGCGGGTGCGTGGCAGATCCTCGGCACCGCCGACTTCACGGCCGCATACGCCGTCCTCAAGAACATCGACGTGACTGGCAGTGTCCGCTACGAGCAGGCGTCAACTGCCTCGTCCAATCACCTGCGCTACGGCGCGGGACTGCGCTACCGCTTTTGATGCTGGGCGACCGGCGGAGGATCAACATGACCGAGAGACGGTTGCCAGGCACGTTCCTGGCGCGATCACCGATTGCTGTTTGGCGGCATCTGCTGACCGCGCCGACCACCGACCACGACACACCGCGCGGCCCCAAGCCAAGTGGAGAAGCCGTCAAGTTTTCTCTGACGAATGCGGCGCGGCATATTACCGCTCACCTCAATTGGAGAGATGACAACGCAGACGATCAAGGGTACGGCGACGGTTTGGGTTTCCGCCTCTTTGAACATCCATCCCGGTCAACGGGCCAGTCTTCCGTGTGGCTGCCGACCGGTGGAGGACCTCTATGAATCAACAATGGCGGCCAGGAGAAATTCTGGCCCACAGTCGGATGAATGCCGTGCGGCTCGTGCTGCTGGCCCTGTTCCTGACGGGAGGCTGGGGAAGTGCGGAGAGGGTCTACCTCCTCACGCCCGGGGAAGCCACACCTGGAGCCAACCAGTTCGTTCCTCGTGCGGAAGCACAACGGGTGACCGCCTTCGCGGATTTCTCATCTTGCGCGGCAAACGAAAGAGTGTGGACTGTGCAGACCAAGCAGTACACCTCTCCACCGATCATCCACGTCTACACTGTCAACAATCCACCCGGCGGGCAGACCGCACTGGACCTTGGCGTGATTCAGGCAGACGGGTATTTGGAGTTGCGGACATATGGACGTTGTTATGGCGCTACCGCCGGTCAAGAATCCAATTACCCTATACCCACCCGGCTCACGGCAGACGCGAGCAATCCCGCTTACGTGCTGACAGGCCAGCCAGCCCAGTACAAATTTAACAACAGCGGCGA
Encoded here:
- a CDS encoding transposase translates to MSVSKQKFTAEFKYEAVRLVRTTGKSCAQIARDLGVPPHYVVRWKQQQDHQTAAGRPVFTGRGDPRPLTTGGSS
- a CDS encoding LuxR C-terminal-related transcriptional regulator, with the protein product MALTLLSTKLHPPLPTAHVIARPHLVARLERGIGAKLMLISSPAGTGKSTLLAAWLRQQSRPAAWLSLDKSDNDLGQFLLYLVSALQQLDPDLGVGLPELLQQQNVVSFEPLLIRLTNNLAQLGGKVILVLDDYHFLSDSRIHDATEFLLDHLPSQVCLVIVTRTDPPLALSRLRVRSQLLEVRGADLRFDLAEVAHFLNGSQELGLSPAAIASLEAQTEGWIAALQLAALSLAERPDKEAFVEAFVGSHRFLVDYLVDEVLSRQPASIKTFLQRTAILERFNTSLCEAVTGQTTDADLLRQLEAANLFLVPLDDERRWYRFHHLFAEFLRHRLKADEPALIPELHRRASAWFAAQGLTDEAIRHAFLADDNELAAQVAAAVVAKLAVQWSNEQFIQYFQRLPTALIPAHPQLCLYYGWFLTTTGRLGTIKAALPLLEQSKGYSPEPQMLDAAIFGLRAYDHLHQLDFADAARLCQQQLSLLESAEPGHSTPEALMVRIAGTNLMGSICFYTAPQRAAALYQVALNLAQQIGSFISIFTATTGLAQANRQLGQLREAARVLEQGLRHLEDTRSQRGSSARTGNVAELHARLGQLHYERNQLAEAGAALRQARKLNELYGSPLALALGLSLSLKLCLAEGEVEAAYTALHRLDEVSVSVHGSDALLKQTFEVLAMHGRLALLAQTPQLTHLLDEVKDWLESCWRGNDEHFGSPLSGHDILARLRLARNEPTQALPLLERLIEAAQDQERENDLIRFLLLQALALQQLNREGEAMQALIRALKLAEPEGYCRSFIDLGPQMQALLKQRARDRNTPYLAALLAAFPERSSPLTAPEQPQTEVILQRVQGEVFNARELAVLRLLEVGNTHKQIARELQLSPNTVRWYMKNLYLKLRANNRTGALNRAREMGLL
- a CDS encoding ParA family protein, which produces MIITVAGFKGGVAKTTTAVHLATFFQRLAPTMLVDGDANRSASLWASHGHLPFQVYPEGQAMKYSRQFEHIIIDTGARPSADELRDLVGGCDLLVLPTNPEAMSLDALLQTTEALSAIGGMYRILLTLIPPSPSKEGAEARALLQEEELPVMNASIRQTSAFRHASAQGRSVESVRNSKMAKLAWLDYERAAREIAAAAGDRHD
- a CDS encoding IS3 family transposase; this encodes MGRTDALEDACPLFRQATLIFRFIARHHDEFPVERVCRVLDVSISGYYALRGRPDSERIAKDRSLTARIRKSFEDSRGTYGALRIKADLCEQGEQVSRERIGRLIRQAQLVARGKQKFRTTTKAKSSHPVAENLLARNFDADDPNQKWATDITYLPTREGWLYLATVMNLYSRKIVGWALNERLHTPLVTAALGMAVERRQPPGGLLHHSDRGSQYTSEVYKEALDRLHAVQSMSEKGECWDSAVQESFFATLKTELELGKAQWAVPRHERRSSSGLRCSTTASVVTPRWATGSRRPLRSKPPSRTEPPPNP
- a CDS encoding IS3 family transposase (programmed frameshift) — encoded protein: MTNRRIHTADFKRDAVQLARTNGNVSSTARDLSVSVSLIRKWMSAEQEVGHAAFPGHGQQLLTADQQEIRRLRKEVEVLRQEREILKKANGLLCQRNYVLRFRFIHDYRSQYRLDIMCRVLEVSVSGYHSWRRRPISNQQQQDALLKQRIHDVYHHRKARYGAPRIHAELKAEGLSVSKKRIARLMRIGGLRAKGKHRSVRTTNRNHSDPVCPNLLDRQFNVQQPNQIWAADLTYIPTKEGWLYLAVTLDLFSRTVVGYAMDAYMPATLPVAALHMAVQRRNPPPGLLHHSDQGSQYTSHLFQSALAQIQAKCSMSRKGECWDNAVVESFFSSLKRELFEETIFETRAVARQAIFEFIEVFYNRQRRHSSLGYLTPADFERQATAA
- a CDS encoding nitroreductase family protein — its product is MQTVAQTLREHRSIRQFKPDEIPQSIIDEVLHEAVTGTSSSGNLNSYSMVLTRDPVRKRQMYKLHGEQEFILQAPLVITFCADWYRTRQWLKLRGARDNFNNFLGYQVAANETMLISQSVTLGFEARGYGICYMGSTLHAMQEIAEQLGLPETCLPITTIVVGVPDERPERRERLPTRSFVHDETYQKPNTSELEDMYQAREESGWERYMAVPRLKAMCDEGGITSLAQMYTSPYKYDPDHYVPKSLQILEVLQQRGFLPSKLSLTQTEE